The following are encoded together in the Equus quagga isolate Etosha38 chromosome 15, UCLA_HA_Equagga_1.0, whole genome shotgun sequence genome:
- the MUC21 gene encoding mucin-21 produces the protein MALDISVTSSGSSTASNIGSSTTSRGTSTVSNTGSSMTSGGTSIPVNTGSSTTFTGASTTSDTGSSVTSSGLSTSINTGSSATSSGASTASNPGSSVTASGSSTASNIGSSTTSGGASTSLNTGSSVTSSVTSRTTNTGSSATTGGSGIPSTGTHTTSNRISTSAATPVSEVKPSGSLKPWEIFLITLVSVVVAVGLFAGIFFCVRNSLSLRNVFNTAVYRTHVPNLGLGPGGNRGVHDRPRWNSNWFWRRPVSSITMEMTGRYDGP, from the exons ATGGCTTTGGACATAAG TGTGACCTCCAGTGGATCCAGCACAGCCTCCAATATTGGATCCAGCACAACCTCCAGAGGGACCAGCACAGTCTCCAATACTGGATCCAGCATGACCTCTGGAGGAACCAGCATACCTGTCAACACTGGATCCAGCACAACCTTCACTGGGGCCAGTACAACCTCCGACACTGGATCCAGTGTGACCTCCAGTGGACTCAGCACATCTATCAACACTGGATCCAGTGCAACCTCCAGTGGGGCCAGTACTGCCTCCAACCCTGGATCCAGTGTGACCGCCAGTGGATCCAGCACAGCCTCCAATATTGGATCCAGCACAACCTCCGGAGGGGCCAGCACATCTCTCAACACTGGATCCAGTGTGACCTCCAGTGTGACCAGCAGAACCACCAACACTGGATCTAGTGCAACCACAGGAGGCTCTGGCATACCTTCAACTGGAACACACACAACTTCCAATAGAATTAGCACAAGTGCTGCTACTCCTGTGAGTGAAGTGAAGCCCAGTGGGTCTCTGAAGCCATGGGAAATCTTCCTCATCACTCTGGTCTCAGTTGTGGTGGCCGTGGGACTCTTTGCTGGGATCTTCTTCTGTGTG AGAAACTCCCTGTCCTTGAGAAATGTCTTCAACACAGCTGTCTACCGCACCCATGTCCCCAACCTTGGCCTGGGACCTGGAGGGAACCGCGGAGTCCACGATAGGCCTAGGTGGAACTCTAACTGGTTCTGGAGGAGACCAGTATCTTCAATAACCATGGAGATGACAGGGAGATATGATGGGCCCTGA